The Vicinamibacterales bacterium DNA window CCGCGCGACGCGAACTCGAAGACAACGCCTCGCGTCGGTGACCGTGGCAGGTCGGTCACCCGGCGCACGAGTCCGTTGGGCAGCGTCAGCGAGGCCGGCGTATCGCCGAAACTGGCCGACGAACCGCCGATGTTCACGAAACAACGGATCGGGCGCCCGGCGGCGGCCGCCTCGTAGAGATGCAGCCGCCGTTCGATGCTGTCCGCCAGCGTCGATCCCTCCACGAACTGGAGCCCGCTCCGGCGCGTCTCCGCGATCAGCGACGCCCCTGAGTCGTCGAACAGGACGCCCGTGCCGCGGTCGTCGTCACCGCCGGGCGAGACCGCCGCCAGGTGATACGGCAGCACGCCGTCGGCGCGCAGCCGCGCCTGCATGTCCACGAAGGTGAACCCCGGAAGGTTGGCGCCGTACATCGACGCGCCGACCGAGTAGATGACGACTGGCTCGAGATCCAGCGCGCGCGTCGCGCACAGCGTCGCGAGCAGCAGCCCGGGGAACGATCCGCTGGCGCCGATCGCCACTACATCACCCTGATGGAGGCCGGCCGCCCGAAAATAGCGCACGATCGCGGCCGCGAACGCC harbors:
- the pgsW gene encoding poly-gamma-glutamate system protein, whose product is MLLCFGRTSPESAVGPGRTGDASRGIEAARLMARSLVSIKALREARGLAIDRQVDPNQTALIGDEFSPLTTSLGEVEAKRTTTNPAFAAAIVRYFRAAGLHQGDVVAIGASGSFPGLLLATLCATRALDLEPVVIYSVGASMYGANLPGFTFVDMQARLRADGVLPYHLAAVSPGGDDDRGTGVLFDDSGASLIAETRRSGLQFVEGSTLADSIERRLHLYEAAAAGRPIRCFVNIGGSSASFGDTPASLTLPNGLVRRVTDLPRSPTRGVVFEFASRGVPVVHLLHVRGLARDNHLPFDPIPLPPIGVGEVYRRE